One window of Pieris napi chromosome 1, ilPieNapi1.2, whole genome shotgun sequence genomic DNA carries:
- the LOC125054896 gene encoding dnaJ homolog subfamily C member 13 isoform X2, giving the protein MIPLKDNQDVASFLVTKHSWKGKYKRVFSIGTHGITTYNPDRLEVTNKWLYSDVVTISSSKHSNSTTNHDFTLVMKKEKKIDSMKFSSEHKCLILTEAFKYRNQFAEKPKDVYRYQAYKHHWSGTRLPIVLEVGPCSLEQLDPSTHTLLASYPYNDIQGILPVKDVPGGFVIALGGYSRLHMFSNVMDHQGIVNKMLEMANLTLNISIKVLSAMITLDDCHNQRFGKYSGDQHQTSLSEFLVHKVNPARHMEPMRRTLCLSDTCILERDPQTYSVVCLRPLSDVFALVRDPDHPQKFSIEYLNGQMRTYLAGDRDALLASLLDGVRGSGQRDVHVRMTRTPRGYRLGPLHQPVDEETESNHLRLFQNPVGMSRVEVIERFNSNIGYSGLIYSVSQDRLFSENKEKLITGALIALVSSAPSGSNLTPRELEAQFHALRRLCASKVGFAAFTALPGFREWIGSAVVSALRRESAACSHAALEAVCALLQPMHAEPDLRQEQLNKASMLSSQPFLEGLLSMWAQHITAGSGALVVGAMLDFLTFSLCVPYSETTDGKQFDQLLEMVATRGRVIFRLFEHPSHAIVKGAGLVTRALVEEGSGGVGTRIQGLALAEAALPRHLLTALYDQTRPRHGNLARLHHRHLARHLVALWLVDHPPAADLLRRIMPSGLLAFLESADAPPAAVLEEEALQERDNLQLAQAVTKPRTGKHWDAVKYVEKHLEHYASMALQHWAQRARSTDPRKEIQARPVVLRRRRERLKSTANWPLFYYQFHKDHALPNLIWNHTTREELRNALEKELRDFSADREVAGTTLTSWNHAELEVHYQCLQNEVKIGDYYLRILLEQKDNDDSPIRKSYEFFNDLYHRFLSTPKVEMKCMCLQAMTIVYGRYYEDIGPFADTKYIVQMLDRTCDRMERDRLVQFLAKLILHKKNVSEILEWNGIRILVDLMTLAHLHTSRAMVPTQSNVIEGPAQTSDGDREWYYNLEKGEKVVRKGPVSFQQLKDLYKSGEINNKTKCWANSMEGWRAVAGIPQLRWSIAARGPPALTETELAATVLDLLITCSKYYPSRDEEDAVIRPLPRVKRLLSEPACLAHVVQLLLTFDPILVEKVATLLYEVMQDNPEISKLYLTGVFYFMLLYTGSNLLPIARFLRLTHMKQAFRADQSTSDIMQRSILGQLLPEAMVCYLENHGSEKFAQIFLGEWDTPEAIWNSEMRRMLIMKVSAHIGEFTPRLRAHIAARYPYLAIPAVRYPQLSHELFCNMFYLRHLCDEHKFPDWPIPDSVGLLKDVLEAWRREVDKKPASMTAEQAYMVLGLSGSGPQDEAAVRKAYYKLAQQYHPDKNPEGRDRFEAVNHAYEFLCSRNVWSGDGPNTNNILLILRTQTILFKRYSEVLAPYKYAGYKQLLRTMQLETEGEQLFAEQDASVALLPAAAELAHATVHCSALNAEELCREDGLQVLSSALSRCVSVLGGSKADSTAARVCAHCARSFAVAAGFPSCRAAAAALPNLAADLVPLLKRPQLGDTACAGAEAVAALSAEPTCRVLLAKAGAVHALLPPVLQYDYTLTESGMDTEKASSKQEIANRLAVQCVRALSALYGPHEETSPIDDSVKDALHLLLTPYLCSKLANPDTHELLKTLTSNWRTPYLVWDNSTRAELREMLRDYRYFSDDEPLITPFEYSAHERLLLVGGVYLHIYNEQPEFTIENPQQFVLDLLKFVESEIQKDLTDERAEHITLALNSLAHCIIKNPGVEIQCNGQFGLIFGLLSARSHPPVCIAALRCVSATAGCRECVEDVAASGLLGHLLPLLVASQQVEAVTAMSALLASTALVREALAKGAVIYLLDLFCNSKLPEMREAAIDLLARMMSDKLHGPKVRLSISRYVPGVFAEAMREAGGVSAVHMFDGSHEHPELVWSDESRQRVRQLVAQLRDQHFSRQVRDPSVHFEDREANDRGEVRWAPPGEIVVGDVYLKLYLQNPHWSLRSPKRFLQELLSETVTALAKDTSEGSRGDICAKALAVLVRSQPTMAEACAQLGEVPRLTRLLTSCPIHAVPVLAALANSQACVAALSQTEVMSGLKTAVKSCREVVGGACEALAAIFNSSANTDKLVLQALDSDLIGELLSLLESGIEGETAARLVNALKAMARSNAYGERVRTTLARSRVWEQYSAQRHDLFITSAPNQHSLTAAPHSAGYLTAPPVNIPAQPPPID; this is encoded by the exons ATGATTCCATTAAAAGATAATCAAGATGTCGCATCATTTCTTGTCACCAAACACTCATGGAAGGGGAAGTATAAAAGAGTGTTTTCTATTGGAACTCATGGTATCACAACCTATAATCCAGATAGATTAGAAGTAACAAATAAATGGTTGTATTCTGATGTAGTCACAATTTCCTCATCAAAGCATTCTAACTCTACCACTAATCATGACTTTACTCTGGTTATGAAGAAGGAAAAGAAAATAGATTCCATGAAATTTTCCTCTGAACATAAATGTCTTATTCTAACAGAAGCttttaaatatcgaaaccAGTTTGCTGAAAAACCAAAGgatgtatat AGATATCAAGCCTACAAACACCATTGGAGTGGTACTCGTCTACCTATAGTGCTTGAAGTAGGACCCTGCTCTCTAGAACAACTGGATCCCTCTACACACACACTACTCGCCAGCTACCCATACAATGATATCCAAGGAATACTACCTGTTAAAGATGTTCCCGGTGGTTTTGTGATAGCTCTTGGGGGATATAGTCGCTTACACATGTTCTCCAATGTAATGGATCATCAaggaattgtaaataaaatgttggaAATGGCAAATCTTACACTCAATATAAGCATTAAAGTTCTATCAGCCATGATCACACTTGATGACTGCCACAATCAGAGATTTGGAAAGTATag TGGCGACCAACATCAGACATCTTTGAGTGAATTTTTAGTACATAAAGTGAATCCTGCCAGACATATGGAACCAATGCGGCGGACGTTGTGTCTATCTGATACTTGTATTTTGGAAAGAGATCCACAAACTTATTCT GTAGTTTGTTTGCGACCGTTAAGCGACGTATTTGCGTTGGTTCGAGACCCTGATCATCCACAAAAGTTTTCCATCGAGTATTTAAACGGACAAATGAGAACTTATCTTGCAGGAGATAG AGATGCATTGCTAGCGTCTCTACTAGACGGTGTACGTGGCTCTGGCCAACGGGACGTACACGTACGTATGACGCGTACGCCGCGCGGCTATCGACTGGGCCCGTTACATCAGCCCGTTGATGAGGAAACAGAGTCAAATCATTTGCG GCTTTTTCAAAATCCAGTGGGTATGTCACGAGTGGAAGTTATTGAACGTTTCAACTCTAACATTGGATACAGCGGCCTCATATACTCAGTCAGTCAAGAC CGTCTCTTTTCGGAGAACAAAGAAAAGTTGATAACTGGTGCACTGATCGCGTTGGTTAGTAGTGCGCCCTCTGGCTCTAATCTCACGCCGCGTGAATTGGAAGCACAGTTTCACGCACTAAGGCGATTGTGCGCTAGCAAAGTTGGATTCGCTGCGTTTACTGCGTTGCCTGG TTTTCGCGAATGGATAGGCAGTGCCGTTGTATCCGCATTGAGACGCGAATCTGCCGCGTGTTCGCACGCTGCTTTAGAAGCTGTATGTGCACTCTTGCAACCGATGCACGCTGAACCCGATCTGAGACAGGAACAGCTGAATAAAGCCAGTATGCTGTCGTCTCAGCCATTCCTGGAGGGACTACTGTCTATGTGGGCACAGCATatt ACTGCAGGTAGTGGCGCCCTTGTAGTAGGAGCAATGTTGGATTTCCTTACGTTCTCGCTATGCGTGCCATACAGCGAGACAACAGACGGAAAACAGTTTGACCAGCTTCTGGAAATGGTCGCTACAAGGGGACGGGTTATATTTAGACTTTTTGAG CACCCGTCTCATGCGATAGTGAAAGGTGCTGGACTAGTAACGAGGGCGTTAGTCGAAGAAGGCAGTGGTGGGGTTGGTACCAGGATTCAAGGCCTGGCGTTAGCCGAAGCGGCCCTGCCCAGACATTTACTTACAGCTCTATACGACCAGACCAGACCGCGGCATGGCAACTTGGCCAGACTACACCACAGGCATTTGGCAAGACATCTGGTTGCGTTGTGGCTGGTTGATCATCCACCTGCAGCGGATTTGTTGAGGAGAATTATG CCATCAGGTCTACTAGCGTTTCTAGAATCGGCTGATGCTCCTCCAGCGGCTGTCTTGGAAGAGGAAGCATTGCAGGAACGGGATAACTTACAATTAGCTCAGGCGGTGACGAAACCACGGACGGGCAAACATTGGGACGCTGTTAAGTACGTGGAGAAACATTTGGAG CATTATGCCTCAATGGCTCTTCAGCACTGGGCCCAAAGGGCTCGCAGTACGGACCCACGGAAGGAGATACAAGCGCGTCCAGTAGTATTGCGCAGACGCAGGGAACGACTTAAATCAACTGCTAATTGGCCTTTATTCTACTACCAGTTTCATAAGGATCACGCTTTGCCTAATCTCATTTGGAATCATACc ACAAGAGAAGAACTTCGGAATGCCCTTGAAAAAGAGCTCCGAGATTTCTCAGCTGATAGAGAAGTAGCTGGAACTACTCTCACGTCCTGGAATCACGCCGAGCTAGAGGTGCACTACCAGTGCCTTCAGAATGAGGTCAAAATTGGTGACTACTATTTGAGGATACTGCTGGAACAGAAGGATAATGATGACAGTCCTATACGGAAGTC gtacGAATTCTTCAATGATCTCTATCACCGGTTTTTGTCAACACCAAAAGTGGAAATGAAATGTATGTGTTTGCAAGCGATGACTATTGTGTATGGGAGGTACTACGAGGACATTGGGCCCTTCGCCGACACTAAATACATTGTGCAAATGTTAGATAGA ACATGCGATAGAATGGAGAGGGATAGACTGGTGCAGTTCCTAgcgaaattaatattacataaaaagaaTGTTAGTGAAATCTTAGAATGGAATGGTATACG aattctAGTTGACCTCATGACCTTAGCACATTTGCATACATCGCGCGCGATGGTGCCAACTCAATCAAACGTCATCGAAGGCCCAGCGCAGACGAGCGATGGAGATAGAGAGTGGTATTATAATCTGGAGAAAGGAGAGAAGGTCGTCAGAAAGGGGCCTGTTAGTTTTCAACAG CTAAAAGATCTATACAAATCAGGGGAAATCAACAACAAGACGAAATGCTGGGCCAACAGCATGGAAGGTTGGAGAGCAGTGGCCGGTATACCACAACTCAGATGGAGCATCGCCGCTCGAGGACCACCAGCCCTCACTGAGACGGAGTTGGCAGCGACTGTACTTGACTTACTGATAACCTGCTCTAAGTATTATCCTAGCAG GGATGAAGAAGACGCAGTAATAAGACCTCTGCCGAGGGTGAAGCGGCTGTTATCGGAACCGGCTTGTTTGGCGCACGTCGTACAACTCTTATTGACCTTTGATCCTATACTTGTGGAAAAG GTGGCAACACTGCTATACGAAGTGATGCAGGACAACCCAGAAATTTCGAAGCTGTACCTCACCGGAGTATTTTACTTCATGCTCCTCTATACAGGTTCTAATTTATTGCCGATCGCCCGGTTCCTGCGACTCACGCATATGAAGCAAGCCTTTAGAGCAGATCAG TCGACGTCAGATATAATGCAGAGATCGATTCTTGGTCAATTGTTGCCTGAGGCGATGGTCTGTTATCTGGAGAATCATGGCTCTGAGAAATTCGCCCAAATTTTCTTGGGCGAGTGGGATACGCCTGAGGCAATATGGAACTCCGAAATgag ACGCATGCTTATAATGAAGGTATCAGCGCACATAGGGGAATTCACGCCGCGGCTAAGAGCACACATAGCGGCCCGTTACCCGTACTTGGCGATCCCAGCTGTCAGATACCCTCAACTCAGTCACGAGTTGTTCTGCAATATGTTCTATTTGCGCCATTTGTGCGACGAACACAAGTTCCCGGATTGGCCTATACCGGATTca GTGGGTCTTCTAAAGGACGTGTTAGAAGCGTGGCGTCGCGAGGTAGATAAAAAGCCAGCGTCGATGACAGCGGAACAAGCGTATATGGTGCTGGGGCTGAGTGGGAGTGGGCCTCAGGATGAAGCGGCTGTTCGGAAAGCCTATTACAAATTGGCACAGCAGTATCACCCTGATAAGAATCCCGAAGGACGG GATCGTTTTGAGGCCGTAAATCACGCATACGAGTTCCTCTGCAGTCGCAACGTGTGGTCGGGTGACGGACCGAACACGAATAACATTCTGCTCATATTACGCACTCAGACCATACTGTTCAAGAGATATTCTGAAG TACTAGCCCCATACAAATACGCGGGCTACAAACAACTCCTGCGCACCATGCAGTTAGAGACAGAGGGTGAGCAATTGTTCGCGGAACAAGACGCATCTGTGGCATTGTTGCCCGCTGCTGCTGAACTTGCGCATGCGACTGTACACTGTTCTGCCTTGAATGCGGAGGAATTGTGCCGCGAGGATGGTTTACAG GTTCTAAGTTCGGCTCTGTCCCGCTGTGTATCAGTGTTGGGTGGTAGTAAAGCGGACAGTACAGCGGCCCGCGTGTGCGCACATTGCGCTCGTAGCTTCGCTGTTGCTGCCGGTTTTCCTTCTTGTCGGGCTGCTGCTGCTGCTCTGCCAAATCTTGCTGCAGATCTAGTGCCATTGCTCAAACGGCCG CAATTGGGTGATACGGCATGCGCGGGCGCCGAAGCTGTTGCAGCGTTATCAGCGGAACCGACGTGTCGCGTTTTACTGGCGAAGGCCGGTGCCGTTCACGCGCTGTTGCCGCCCGTTCTGCAGTACGACTACACGCTCACCGAAAGTGGTATGGACACGGAGAAAGCGTCTAGCAAACAG GAGATCGCTAACCGTCTAGCAGTACAATGTGTACGCGCATTGTCCGCATTGTATGGACCTCACGAAGAGACTTCCCCAATAGACGACAGTGTTAAAGATGCCCTTCATCTTCTCCTGACACCATACCTTTGCTCCAAACTTGCCAATCCTGATACGCATGAG CTCCTAAAAACCCTAACATCCAACTGGAGAACGCCATATCTTGTATGGGATAACAGTACAAGAGCAGAACTACGAGAGATGCTTCGCGATTATCGCTACTTTAGTGATGATGAACCTCTTATAACGCCATTCGAATATTCTGCCCATGAGCGTTTGTTACTTGTTGGTGGGGTCtacttacatatatacaatgaGCAGCCAGAGTTTACTATAGAG AATCCTCAACAATTCGTTTTAGACTTGTTGAAGTTCGTAGAAAGCGAAATACAAAAAGACTTGACGGATGAAAGGGCAGAACACATCACCCTTGCGTTGAATTCGCTCGCCCATTGTATTATTAAGAATCCAG GCGTAGAAATACAATGCAACGGCCAGTTCGGTTTAATCTTCGGCCTTTTATCTGCTCGGTCCCACCCACCGGTTTGCATTGCGGCCCTCCGCTGCGTCTCGGCTACGGCTGGTTGCCGCGAGTGCGTCGAAGATGTTGCCGCGAGCGGCCTTCTGGGACATTTGTTGCCGCTCCTTGTGGCCTCGCAACAGGTTGAGGCCGTGACCGCCATGTCCGCTTTGCTTGCCAGTACCGCGCTTGTTAGAGAGGCGTTGGCAAAAG GGGCTGTGATTTACCTTCTAGACCTCTTCTGCAATAGCAAATTACCAGAGATGAGAGAGGCTGCTATAGATTTGTTAGCTAGAATGATGTCCGACAAGTTGCATGGACCTAAG gtCCGCCTAAGTATATCCCGGTACGTCCCGGGCGTGTTTGCCGAAGCCATGCGGGAAGCGGGGGGAGTGAGTGCCGTTCACATGTTTGACGGTAGTCACGAGCATCCAGAACTTGTGTGGAGCGACGAGTCGAGGCAACGGGTCCGCCAACTTGTTGCCCAGCTTAGAGATCA ACACTTCTCAAGACAAGTCCGTGACCCGTCCGTGCACTTTGAAGACCGTGAAGCAAATGACCGAGGCGAAGTACGGTGGGCGCCCCCTGGTGAAATCGTAGTCGGAGATGTATACCTCAAACTCTATCTACAGAATCCTCATTGGTCTCTACGAAGCCCTAAGAGGTTCCTACAGGAACTGCTCAGCGAAACTGTTACGGCGTTAGCTAAGGATACTTCAGAG GGCAGTCGCGGTGACATATGCGCGAAGGCCTTAGCGGTATTGGTCCGATCTCAGCCGACGATGGCGGAGGCTTGTGCGCAGTTGGGCGAAGTGCCGAGACTCACCCGCCTGCTCACTTCGTGTCCGATACACGCCGTGCCCGTACTGGCTGCGTTGGCTAATTCACAg gCGTGTGTAGCGGCGTTGTCGCAAACTGAAGTGATGTCAGGGCTAAAGACGGCTGTGAAGAGTTGTCGCGAAGTGGTCGGCGGTGCTTGTGAGGCGCTCGCTGCTATCTTTAACAGCTCGGCTAATACCGATAAATTAGTTTTGCAG GCTTTAGACTCAGACCTAATAGGAGAGCTTCTATCCCTTCTAGAAAGTGGTATAGAAGGTGAAACAGCGGCAAGACTAGTGAACGCCCTCAAAGCGATGGCCCGTTCGAACGCGTACGGCGAACGCGTACGTACAACGCTGGCTAGATCACGTGTGTGGGAACAGTATTCTGCGCAGAGGCACGATCTGTTTATTACGTCTGCGCCTAATCAACATTCGCTTACAG CGGCCCCTCATTCCGCGGGTTACTTGACAGCCCCGCCCGTCAACATTCCTGCGCAGCCGCCGCCCATCGACTGA